One stretch of Pseudomonas azotoformans DNA includes these proteins:
- a CDS encoding DHA2 family efflux MFS transporter permease subunit, with translation MAETIMAGVAAQKPRNASLTDWIAVAAGALGALLATLDVSITNSALPQIQGQIGATGTEGTWIATGYLMSEIVMIPLAAWLTRVFGLRRFLIGTALTFTLFSMFCGLSTSLGAMSAGRIGQGFAGGAMIPTAQTIVRTRLPPHQLAIGTTMFGMTVILGPLLGPVIGGWLTENINWRWCFFLNLPISIALITLLITGLPSERMNLQRFISADWLGILGLAMGLSSLTVVLEEGQREHWFDSLLIVWLSIATVTGFFLIAVGQLRSSTPILRLPLVLNKSFGSVLLIGTAVGAGLYGTAYLVPQFLGILSGYNAQQSGAIMLLSGIPAFLLMPILPRMLGRYDLRWMVGAGLLLYWASCFVDTLLTADSVGHDFVWSQLLRGFGQILVMMPLSQLSMRSVETKDAGDAAGLYNMSRNLGGTIGLALLGVLMDRRSHFHDDRLREGILANSQLTQDHMASNTASYLAQTGDASSASLQAMAQLANDIARQASVMAYNDSFYVLGLAMLACLPLIFILKKRTVQP, from the coding sequence ATGGCTGAGACGATCATGGCCGGGGTCGCCGCGCAGAAACCGCGCAACGCCTCGCTGACCGACTGGATCGCCGTCGCCGCCGGTGCACTCGGCGCCTTGCTGGCAACCCTGGATGTGTCGATTACCAACTCGGCGTTGCCGCAGATCCAGGGCCAGATCGGCGCCACCGGCACCGAAGGCACCTGGATCGCCACCGGCTACCTGATGTCGGAAATCGTCATGATCCCCCTCGCGGCCTGGCTGACCCGGGTCTTCGGCCTGCGCCGCTTCCTGATCGGCACCGCACTCACCTTCACCCTGTTCTCGATGTTCTGCGGCCTGTCCACCAGCCTCGGCGCGATGAGTGCCGGGCGCATCGGCCAGGGCTTCGCCGGCGGCGCGATGATCCCGACCGCGCAGACCATCGTGCGCACGCGCCTGCCGCCCCACCAATTGGCCATCGGCACCACGATGTTCGGCATGACCGTGATCCTCGGTCCCTTGCTCGGCCCCGTGATCGGCGGCTGGCTGACGGAGAACATCAACTGGCGCTGGTGCTTCTTTCTCAACCTGCCCATCAGCATCGCGCTGATCACCTTGCTGATCACCGGCCTGCCCAGCGAACGCATGAACCTGCAGCGCTTTATCAGCGCCGACTGGCTGGGCATTCTGGGGCTGGCCATGGGCTTGAGTTCGCTGACCGTGGTGCTTGAGGAAGGCCAGCGCGAACACTGGTTCGACTCGCTGCTGATCGTGTGGCTGAGCATTGCCACGGTCACCGGGTTTTTCCTGATTGCCGTGGGGCAATTGCGCTCCAGTACGCCGATCCTGCGCCTGCCACTGGTGCTCAACAAAAGCTTTGGCAGCGTGTTGCTGATCGGTACGGCGGTGGGTGCCGGGCTGTATGGCACGGCGTATCTGGTGCCGCAATTTCTCGGGATTCTGTCCGGCTACAACGCGCAGCAATCCGGCGCGATCATGCTGCTGTCGGGGATTCCGGCGTTTTTGCTGATGCCGATCCTGCCGCGGATGCTCGGCCGCTACGACCTGCGCTGGATGGTCGGCGCAGGCCTGCTGCTGTACTGGGCCAGTTGCTTTGTGGACACCCTGTTGACCGCCGACAGCGTCGGCCATGATTTTGTGTGGTCGCAGTTGCTGCGTGGCTTCGGGCAGATCCTGGTGATGATGCCCCTCAGCCAACTGTCCATGCGTTCGGTCGAGACCAAGGACGCCGGCGATGCGGCCGGGCTCTACAACATGTCACGCAACCTTGGCGGCACCATCGGCCTGGCGCTGCTCGGCGTATTGATGGACCGGCGCAGCCACTTCCATGACGACCGGCTGCGCGAAGGCATCCTGGCCAACAGCCAATTGACCCAGGACCACATGGCCAGTAACACCGCCAGCTACCTGGCACAAACCGGCGACGCCTCCAGCGCCTCGTTACAAGCCATGGCCCAACTGGCCAATGACATCGCCCGCCAAGCCTCGGTGATGGCCTACAACGACTCGTTCTACGTATTGGGACTCGCAATGCTGGCGTGCCTGCCCCTGATCTTCATCCTTAAAAAGCGCACGGTACAGCCATGA
- a CDS encoding efflux transporter outer membrane subunit: MIARSFPLLLTVGLLSACTVGPDYSGAPDAAPKTLAAGHLPHADHKAPSAPAVAQWWRTLNDPQLNELVDLALNNSPDIATAQARLKQSRASLSGARADALPKVTGDAAMLKLRSPDTSALGGGGGGRGPLTLYLAGFDASWEADLFGGTRRAVEAAQAEADATQAQLADAQVQLAAEVVQAYTDLRDQQARLALVDASVDIENQALDLTQQRRSRGVASQLQLEQVLTQAENTQAQRLPLQAAIVESLDQLGLLCGQEPGELDGRLATAKALPAIPGVVPVADPAALLKARPDIRVAERKLASSNAQIGEKTADWFPKLSLMGDLSFSAGDPGHLARKDNGTWLILPRLTWNALDFGRVAASVKGAEAGRDEALAQYKSVVLSALRDADVALARYGHQRQNVVLLRSVESSAVRAADLTRQRYRAGTASTLDWLDAERTRYQAQESRISGDAELLKDFASLHKALGLGWTL; the protein is encoded by the coding sequence ATGATTGCTCGCTCGTTTCCTCTGCTCCTGACCGTTGGCCTGCTATCGGCCTGCACCGTGGGCCCGGACTACTCGGGCGCACCCGACGCCGCGCCGAAAACCCTGGCCGCCGGGCACCTGCCCCACGCCGATCACAAAGCGCCCAGCGCACCGGCCGTGGCGCAGTGGTGGCGAACGTTGAATGACCCGCAACTCAATGAACTGGTCGACCTGGCGCTGAACAACAGCCCCGACATCGCCACCGCCCAGGCCCGCCTGAAACAGTCGCGCGCCAGCCTCAGCGGTGCACGGGCCGACGCCCTGCCCAAGGTCACCGGCGACGCCGCGATGCTCAAACTGCGCTCCCCCGACACCTCCGCACTGGGTGGCGGCGGTGGCGGTCGCGGCCCGTTGACGCTCTACCTGGCCGGCTTCGATGCCAGTTGGGAGGCTGACCTGTTCGGCGGCACGCGCCGTGCGGTCGAGGCCGCGCAGGCCGAAGCCGACGCCACCCAGGCGCAACTGGCGGACGCCCAGGTGCAACTGGCCGCCGAAGTGGTGCAGGCCTACACCGACCTGCGCGACCAACAGGCACGCCTGGCCCTGGTCGACGCCAGTGTCGACATCGAAAACCAGGCCCTCGACCTGACCCAGCAACGTCGCAGCCGTGGCGTGGCCTCACAGCTGCAACTGGAACAAGTCCTCACCCAGGCAGAAAACACCCAGGCCCAACGCCTGCCGTTGCAAGCCGCCATCGTTGAATCCCTGGACCAACTCGGCCTGCTTTGCGGCCAGGAGCCCGGTGAACTGGACGGCCGTCTCGCCACCGCCAAAGCCCTGCCCGCCATCCCCGGCGTGGTGCCCGTGGCAGACCCCGCCGCCCTGCTCAAGGCCCGCCCTGACATCCGTGTCGCCGAACGCAAACTGGCCTCCAGCAACGCACAGATCGGCGAGAAAACCGCCGACTGGTTTCCCAAGCTCAGCCTGATGGGCGACCTGTCGTTCTCCGCCGGCGACCCCGGCCACCTCGCCCGCAAAGACAACGGCACCTGGCTGATCCTGCCGCGCCTGACCTGGAACGCCCTGGACTTCGGCCGCGTGGCCGCCAGCGTCAAAGGCGCCGAAGCCGGTCGCGACGAAGCGCTCGCACAGTACAAAAGTGTCGTACTGAGTGCGCTGCGCGACGCCGATGTGGCCCTGGCGCGGTACGGCCATCAACGCCAGAACGTGGTGCTGTTGCGCAGTGTGGAATCCTCGGCAGTGCGAGCGGCAGACCTGACCCGCCAACGCTACCGTGCGGGCACCGCCAGCACCCTGGACTGGCTGGATGCGGAGCGCACCCGCTACCAGGCCCAGGAGAGCCGGATTTCCGGGGACGCTGAGTTGCTCAAGGACTTTGCTTCACTGCACAAGGCATTGGGGCTGGGCTGGACGTTGTGA
- a CDS encoding DUF1090 family protein: MRLSKLAPSAALFSMIALSAQAADLSALTGALSSALGGANNTTNNTNYSNNASSCQQQVRDLQANINAANAKGDTLRATAYQAALTQTNKSCSNASYNAQAQVDTNPQHQQNVNKAADAINAIGGLFK, translated from the coding sequence ATGCGTCTTTCCAAGCTCGCTCCATCCGCCGCCCTGTTCAGTATGATCGCCCTATCCGCACAAGCCGCTGACTTGAGTGCCCTGACAGGGGCTCTGTCCTCTGCTCTGGGTGGTGCAAACAACACCACCAATAATACCAATTACTCCAATAACGCCTCATCCTGCCAGCAACAGGTCCGCGACCTGCAGGCGAACATCAATGCAGCCAATGCCAAGGGCGATACCTTGCGCGCAACCGCCTATCAAGCTGCGCTGACCCAGACAAACAAAAGCTGCAGTAACGCCAGTTACAACGCCCAGGCCCAAGTGGATACCAACCCGCAGCACCAACAAAACGTGAACAAGGCAGCGGATGCGATCAATGCAATCGGTGGGCTGTTTAAATAA
- a CDS encoding GAF domain-containing sensor histidine kinase — protein MTNPEFSQDINAIHRIEAVPLILSMVKQVTGMRFAAIARVTDRNWVACAVDDSIEFGLKPGDELVLESTICHEIRQHRKPVIFDHASEHPVFSLHHTPRTYGLESYISIPIIKANGEFFGTLCAIDSAPAHLDEPAIANTLTLFAQLIALSLDAQNSLEITQAELANAQEHGRLREQFVAVLGHDLRTPLSAIRMSADLLETKTTDKRSLNLISAIRTSSTRMGNLIENVLDFARGRMGGGIPIKRQLVDDLGNTLRLTLNEVQISHPRATITELVDIPTGVYCDPLRISQLLSNLLGNAVTHGSLASPITVKADTEMDEIVISVTNQGPPIAPHLSPLLFEPFTRSEAGQRGEGLGLGLYIASQIITAHGGNLSVVSTLESGTCFVARFPARLK, from the coding sequence ATGACCAACCCAGAGTTCTCTCAAGACATTAATGCTATCCACCGCATCGAAGCTGTGCCGCTGATATTGAGCATGGTCAAGCAAGTCACTGGAATGCGCTTCGCTGCTATCGCCAGGGTGACTGATAGAAACTGGGTGGCGTGCGCAGTAGATGACTCCATCGAGTTCGGCTTGAAACCCGGCGACGAGCTGGTGCTTGAGTCAACGATCTGCCATGAAATACGTCAGCACAGAAAACCGGTCATTTTCGACCACGCCAGTGAACATCCCGTTTTTTCCCTGCATCACACGCCCAGAACCTATGGATTGGAAAGCTATATTTCTATTCCGATCATAAAGGCCAACGGCGAGTTTTTCGGGACACTGTGTGCCATCGACTCTGCGCCTGCTCATCTCGATGAACCGGCCATTGCCAACACGCTTACGCTTTTCGCCCAATTGATAGCGTTGAGCCTCGATGCCCAGAATAGTCTCGAGATTACCCAAGCGGAGTTAGCAAATGCCCAAGAGCACGGAAGGTTGCGCGAGCAATTCGTCGCCGTACTCGGGCATGATCTGCGCACGCCTTTGAGCGCCATTCGCATGAGCGCCGATCTGCTGGAAACCAAAACAACAGACAAAAGATCGCTTAACTTAATATCAGCTATTCGTACTAGCTCCACACGCATGGGCAACCTGATCGAGAACGTGCTGGATTTTGCCCGGGGTCGAATGGGCGGCGGAATTCCAATCAAACGCCAGCTTGTCGATGATCTGGGCAACACCCTACGTTTGACTCTGAATGAAGTTCAGATCTCGCATCCTCGAGCTACAATTACTGAGTTGGTAGACATACCGACAGGTGTCTATTGTGACCCTCTGCGTATCAGCCAGTTGCTTTCTAACTTGCTGGGAAACGCAGTCACCCACGGCTCATTAGCGTCGCCTATCACTGTTAAGGCGGACACTGAAATGGACGAAATTGTTATATCTGTGACCAACCAAGGCCCCCCGATAGCACCGCACTTGTCGCCCTTGTTGTTTGAACCTTTCACCCGATCAGAGGCTGGACAACGTGGTGAAGGCTTGGGCTTGGGACTCTATATTGCCTCTCAAATTATCACTGCGCACGGGGGCAACCTCAGCGTGGTGTCCACACTCGAATCGGGAACTTGTTTCGTAGCGAGATTTCCCGCTCGGCTCAAATGA